In Flammeovirgaceae bacterium 311, one DNA window encodes the following:
- a CDS encoding NADH dehydrogenase (quinone) (COG1009 NADH:ubiquinone oxidoreductase subunit 5 (chain L)/Multisubunit Na+/H+ antiporter, MnhA subunit) produces MLIVILAGLVVASAAPTLHRVAGRYTYVPMVLAALAFFIYFCTLAPGVLAGELITQSHSWVPTLNINLHFYLDGLSLLFALLISGFGTLIMAYAGGYLGEDPLLGRFYLYLMLFMVAMLGVVTAGNIFSLFVFWELTSLSSYLLIGFKHNKEESRNSALQALLVTGGGGLALMGGLLLLGNAGGSYTFSELLNKGAQVHAHALYLPALILICIGAFTKSAQFPFHFWLPNAMAAPTPVSAYLHSATMVKAGVYLLARLTPVMGGTDTWQYTLMVIGGTTTVLGAFLAIQHTDLKAILAYTTISALGILVTMTGLGTAPALEAMVVFLLAHALYKGTLFMVAGNVDHATGTREINRLQGLGKSMWPTALAASLAALSMAGALPFFGFIGKELLYEAALEESATRWAMFGITFFSGVIFVAVALVLGYRIFWRKTVERTPLVHGDTPLLYFPPLLLSCLGLVIGLIPAMLATPILRRAAEAMLGEEQLFSLTLWHGFNMVLLLSLLTMLLGYLLYRLTDRLHAFVPRLAAIYRFGPNNLFFKAVKALPLAAAKITRSIQTGYLRDYIIIIILTLLGFLAYALIPDGPELKLAERIPQLTNVRLYELVLILLIMGALYMLHNSKSRLTSIAILGIIGYSVAVFFILFGAPDIAATQLLIETLTVVLFVLVLHRLPSFRNLTAPQTKIKYITVSMLFGGTITYILLLVKQFPLDSRLKEYFGQASYLEGQGRNIVNVILVDFRALDTLGEASVLAVAAIGIFALFKLQLNKEE; encoded by the coding sequence ATGTTGATTGTAATTCTGGCAGGCCTTGTTGTTGCATCTGCCGCTCCTACCCTGCACAGGGTGGCCGGCAGGTATACCTATGTACCCATGGTGCTGGCTGCCCTGGCCTTTTTTATTTACTTCTGCACCTTAGCGCCAGGGGTGCTGGCCGGAGAGCTGATTACCCAGAGCCATTCATGGGTCCCTACCCTTAACATCAACCTCCATTTTTACCTGGATGGCCTAAGCCTGCTTTTTGCCCTGCTCATCAGCGGTTTCGGCACCCTGATCATGGCCTATGCCGGAGGCTATCTGGGAGAAGATCCGCTGCTGGGCCGCTTTTATCTGTACCTGATGCTGTTTATGGTGGCCATGCTGGGGGTTGTTACGGCCGGTAATATATTTTCTCTTTTTGTGTTTTGGGAGTTAACCAGCCTTAGCTCATACCTGCTTATTGGTTTTAAGCACAACAAGGAAGAATCCCGCAACTCGGCCCTGCAGGCCCTGCTGGTAACAGGCGGAGGCGGCCTGGCCCTGATGGGCGGACTGCTGTTGCTGGGCAATGCCGGTGGCAGCTACACCTTTAGCGAACTACTGAATAAAGGGGCCCAGGTACACGCACACGCCCTTTACCTGCCTGCACTCATCCTCATCTGTATCGGAGCCTTTACCAAATCGGCACAATTTCCTTTTCACTTCTGGCTGCCCAATGCCATGGCGGCGCCTACACCTGTTAGTGCCTACCTGCATTCGGCCACCATGGTAAAAGCCGGCGTATACCTGCTGGCAAGGCTAACACCTGTTATGGGCGGCACAGATACCTGGCAGTATACCCTGATGGTTATTGGGGGCACCACAACAGTGCTGGGGGCCTTTCTGGCCATTCAGCACACCGATCTTAAAGCGATCCTGGCTTATACCACTATTAGTGCGCTGGGCATTCTGGTAACCATGACAGGCCTGGGAACAGCCCCTGCCCTGGAGGCAATGGTAGTGTTTCTGCTGGCGCATGCCCTGTACAAAGGTACCCTCTTTATGGTGGCTGGCAATGTAGACCATGCTACCGGCACCCGGGAAATTAACCGCCTGCAGGGCCTGGGTAAAAGCATGTGGCCTACCGCACTTGCCGCATCGCTGGCAGCTCTTTCCATGGCAGGAGCCTTGCCCTTTTTTGGCTTTATTGGCAAAGAACTGCTCTACGAAGCAGCCCTGGAAGAAAGTGCCACCCGCTGGGCAATGTTTGGCATTACCTTTTTCTCAGGTGTTATTTTTGTAGCGGTAGCACTAGTATTGGGGTACCGGATCTTCTGGCGCAAAACCGTGGAGCGTACTCCCCTGGTCCATGGTGATACTCCCCTGTTGTACTTCCCCCCGCTGCTGCTTTCCTGCCTGGGACTTGTAATTGGGCTGATACCAGCCATGCTGGCTACGCCTATACTCAGGCGTGCTGCCGAGGCCATGCTTGGCGAAGAACAGCTATTCAGCCTTACCCTCTGGCATGGCTTTAACATGGTGCTGTTGCTAAGCCTGCTCACGATGCTGCTGGGCTACCTGCTTTACCGCCTAACCGACAGGCTGCATGCCTTTGTGCCACGCCTGGCTGCCATCTACCGTTTCGGACCCAACAATCTCTTTTTTAAGGCAGTAAAAGCCCTGCCCCTGGCAGCCGCAAAAATTACCAGGTCTATTCAAACAGGCTATCTGCGCGATTATATAATCATCATCATTTTAACATTACTTGGGTTTCTGGCGTATGCACTGATCCCCGATGGCCCGGAACTAAAGCTGGCAGAACGTATACCGCAGCTCACTAACGTCAGGCTTTACGAGCTGGTATTAATATTGCTGATCATGGGTGCATTGTACATGCTGCACAACAGTAAATCCAGGCTTACCTCCATTGCCATTCTGGGTATTATTGGTTATTCGGTGGCGGTATTCTTTATCCTTTTCGGAGCACCCGATATTGCAGCCACACAACTGCTGATCGAAACCCTTACCGTGGTACTGTTTGTGCTGGTGCTTCACAGGCTGCCTTCCTTCCGCAACCTCACCGCTCCCCAGACAAAGATCAAGTACATCACCGTTTCCATGCTCTTTGGCGGCACCATTACCTATATCTTGCTGCTGGTAAAACAATTCCCATTGGATTCGAGGCTGAAGGAATACTTTGGACAGGCGAGCTACCTTGAGGGGCAGGGCAGAAATATTGTTAATGTGATACTGGTAGACTTCAGGGCACTGGATACGCTGGGAGAAGCAAGCGTACTGGCGGTGGCAGCCATTGGTATTTTTGCGTTGTTTAAACTTCAACTAAACAAGGAGGAATAG
- a CDS encoding monovalent cation/H+ antiporter subunit B (COG2111 Multisubunit Na+/H+ antiporter, MnhB subunit) yields MKTSILGTAIRLLVPVFQLFSLYILFRGHNHPGGGFIGGLIGSIGYIFYAMVFGPKEVVHSFFNIRLFIEDKADHRSRRHAYLQTIKNNTWQRKPASTPKEPGKTWEVRLEPMHLIATGLLLAATSGLPGMLFAQGAYMSALWTDFYLPILGKPGTPILFDLGIYLLVMGVVLKITFIMSED; encoded by the coding sequence ATGAAAACAAGTATACTGGGTACCGCCATCAGGTTGCTGGTGCCTGTCTTCCAGCTATTTTCCCTCTACATCCTCTTTAGGGGGCACAACCACCCCGGCGGGGGGTTCATTGGTGGCCTGATTGGATCCATCGGCTATATCTTTTATGCCATGGTATTTGGCCCTAAAGAGGTCGTGCACTCCTTCTTCAACATCAGATTATTTATCGAAGATAAAGCTGATCATCGCAGCCGCAGGCATGCATATCTGCAAACCATCAAGAATAATACCTGGCAACGCAAACCTGCGAGCACCCCAAAAGAGCCTGGCAAAACCTGGGAAGTTCGCCTGGAGCCCATGCACCTGATTGCTACGGGCTTGTTGCTTGCAGCTACCAGCGGACTTCCAGGCATGCTTTTCGCCCAGGGGGCTTATATGTCTGCACTCTGGACAGACTTTTACCTGCCCATACTGGGCAAGCCCGGCACTCCCATTCTTTTTGATCTGGGCATTTACCTGCTGGTGATGGGTGTGGTGCTAAAGATCACCTTTATCATGTCTGAAGATTAA
- a CDS encoding monovalent cation/H+ antiporter subunit C (COG1006 Multisubunit Na+/H+ antiporter, MnhC subunit): MELLLCFVVGILFSVGLYFILHRHFFKLILGLMIFGLATNLFIFVIGRLTRGGSPIIAEDSEVALEPFADPVPQALLLTAIVIGFGIQAFAIVLIKRVYQSFGTTDLDDLDTTDKIDNTKKAPIE; encoded by the coding sequence ATGGAATTACTACTATGTTTTGTGGTTGGCATTCTTTTTTCGGTAGGCTTATATTTTATCCTGCACCGTCATTTTTTCAAGCTCATTCTGGGCCTGATGATTTTTGGACTGGCTACCAATCTGTTCATTTTTGTAATAGGCCGGCTAACGCGCGGTGGCAGCCCCATTATTGCAGAAGACAGTGAGGTGGCCCTGGAGCCCTTTGCCGACCCTGTACCGCAGGCCCTGCTGCTCACAGCAATTGTGATCGGTTTTGGCATACAGGCCTTTGCCATTGTATTGATCAAGCGTGTATACCAATCATTTGGCACTACCGACCTCGACGACCTGGATACTACCGACAAGATCGATAACACAAAAAAAGCCCCCATTGAATAA
- a CDS encoding NADH dehydrogenase (quinone) (COG0651 Formate hydrogenlyase subunit 3/Multisubunit Na+/H+ antiporter, MnhD subunit), with protein MNKLLLVLPLLIPLYGAIMCLFFWYRQMAQKVISLLTQVGLVIGSLYLLLHVNEAGIIKTQIGNWPAPFGITLVADLFSCLMVLSSSLIGLALVVYSLRGLDNARQRFGYYPLVLMLQLGIGGVCLTGDLFNLFVWFEVLLICCFVLISLGGSKAQLEGSIKYVTINILASSFLLMGIGVVYGILGSLNMAELASMVRMPGTNTSMVTMAGMFFLIAFGIKSAVFPLFFWLPASYHTPPIAISAFIAGLITKVGVYAMVRVFTLVFAINLELSLPLIMLIAGFTMVIGVLGAAAQTDFRKILSFHIVSQIGYMIMGLAIFTPLALAGSIFFIIHNILVKTNLFLISGVVAQRYHSFSLKKLGGVYLLQPVLSLLFVLSAFSLAGIPPFSGFWGKFMLAKAGFDAGNYAIVATSLAVSLITIFSMTKIWNEVFWKDKPAEADGGTVPTDEDMINLADRRTQKLMYVPVVFLTVLILFISFYAEPLIALTHKAAAQLLDHDLYINVVLSR; from the coding sequence TTGAATAAGCTGCTGCTCGTTTTGCCCCTGCTAATACCTTTATATGGCGCTATTATGTGCTTATTTTTCTGGTACAGGCAAATGGCCCAGAAGGTAATAAGCCTGCTTACCCAGGTGGGGCTTGTAATTGGATCGCTGTACCTGTTGCTGCATGTAAACGAGGCGGGCATTATTAAAACCCAGATTGGCAACTGGCCAGCACCTTTTGGCATTACCCTGGTGGCAGATCTTTTCAGCTGCCTGATGGTGCTTTCTTCTTCGCTCATTGGGCTGGCGCTGGTGGTGTACTCTTTAAGGGGTCTCGACAATGCCCGGCAAAGGTTTGGTTATTACCCGCTGGTGCTTATGCTGCAACTAGGTATTGGCGGGGTATGCCTCACCGGCGACCTGTTTAATCTTTTTGTCTGGTTTGAGGTGCTGCTCATCTGCTGTTTTGTACTTATTTCCCTGGGAGGCAGCAAAGCACAGCTGGAAGGCTCCATCAAATATGTAACCATAAACATATTGGCTTCCAGCTTTTTATTAATGGGTATTGGTGTGGTATATGGCATTCTAGGCTCTCTGAATATGGCAGAATTGGCCAGCATGGTACGCATGCCCGGTACAAACACAAGCATGGTTACCATGGCGGGCATGTTCTTTTTGATTGCATTCGGTATTAAATCAGCAGTATTTCCCCTGTTCTTTTGGTTGCCTGCCTCTTACCACACGCCGCCTATTGCTATTTCTGCCTTTATTGCCGGTTTAATTACCAAAGTAGGTGTATATGCAATGGTGCGGGTCTTTACCCTTGTCTTTGCCATTAACCTGGAGCTAAGCCTGCCCCTGATCATGCTGATCGCCGGCTTTACCATGGTTATAGGCGTACTGGGAGCAGCCGCCCAAACCGATTTCCGCAAGATCCTATCCTTCCATATCGTGAGCCAGATTGGCTATATGATCATGGGACTGGCCATTTTCACACCCCTGGCGCTTGCGGGCAGCATCTTTTTTATCATCCACAATATCCTGGTAAAAACCAACCTGTTCCTCATCAGCGGGGTGGTAGCCCAGCGGTATCATAGCTTTAGCCTAAAAAAACTGGGAGGTGTGTACTTGCTGCAGCCTGTGCTCTCGCTTCTGTTTGTGTTATCGGCTTTTTCACTGGCGGGCATTCCCCCTTTCTCAGGTTTCTGGGGCAAATTTATGCTGGCAAAGGCAGGATTTGATGCAGGAAACTATGCCATTGTAGCCACTTCGCTGGCCGTTAGCCTGATTACCATCTTCTCCATGACCAAAATCTGGAACGAGGTATTCTGGAAAGATAAACCCGCAGAAGCCGATGGTGGAACTGTGCCCACTGATGAGGACATGATAAATCTCGCCGATAGAAGAACCCAAAAGCTGATGTATGTGCCCGTAGTCTTTCTCACAGTGCTAATCCTGTTTATCAGTTTTTATGCCGAGCCTCTGATTGCCCTTACCCATAAAGCTGCAGCGCAGCTCCTGGATCACGATCTGTACATAAATGTTGTATTAAGCAGATAA
- a CDS encoding monovalent cation/H+ antiporter subunit E (COG1863 Multisubunit Na+/H+ antiporter, MnhE subunit) gives MKTFSLHTIIALVLSYLFFRYGSLIPYTATTSVLVFIVVFTLLWLSAAAYHFSYFRKLPKAISFLLFFLKEVFVANLKIAYDIITPRYRMRPTVIALPLTAKTNVEITLLACMITLTPGSLTLDVSEDKKILWVHILYLEEGGVEEIVHNLKWGFERRLLELTT, from the coding sequence ATGAAAACATTCAGCCTGCATACTATCATAGCCCTCGTCCTGTCGTACCTGTTTTTCCGGTATGGCAGCCTGATTCCTTATACTGCCACCACCTCCGTTCTCGTTTTTATAGTGGTATTTACACTACTCTGGCTAAGTGCTGCCGCCTATCACTTCTCCTACTTCCGCAAGCTACCCAAAGCCATAAGCTTTCTTCTTTTTTTTCTGAAGGAGGTTTTTGTGGCTAATCTTAAAATTGCTTATGATATTATTACGCCACGCTACCGCATGCGGCCCACCGTAATAGCCCTGCCGCTCACTGCCAAAACCAATGTAGAAATTACGCTGCTGGCCTGCATGATTACCCTTACACCCGGCTCCCTCACACTGGATGTAAGCGAGGACAAAAAGATACTCTGGGTGCATATACTTTACCTGGAGGAGGGAGGTGTTGAGGAGATTGTTCACAACCTGAAATGGGGTTTTGAACGGAGGCTTTTAGAACTAACCACATGA
- a CDS encoding multisubunit Na+/H+ antiporter subunit MnhF (COG2212 Multisubunit Na+/H+ antiporter, MnhF subunit), with translation MSIFHISLLIALTGLSICLLMASIRFALGPTLPDRITAFDLFVANMIGIIAIYSELTGNKDFIDVAIILSLFGFLGSISFAYFLMKRKNKNGK, from the coding sequence ATGAGTATTTTTCATATAAGCCTGCTGATTGCGCTTACAGGGCTTAGCATATGCCTGCTAATGGCCAGCATTCGTTTTGCCCTGGGCCCTACACTGCCCGATCGTATAACAGCCTTCGACCTTTTTGTAGCAAACATGATTGGCATTATTGCCATCTACTCAGAGCTAACGGGTAATAAAGATTTTATTGATGTTGCCATTATACTCTCGCTCTTCGGCTTCCTGGGCTCGATCTCCTTTGCCTACTTTCTCATGAAAAGAAAAAACAAAAATGGAAAATGA
- a CDS encoding monovalent cation/proton antiporter, MnhG/PhaG subunit (COG1320 Multisubunit Na+/H+ antiporter, MnhG subunit): MENEIDYLLIREILSSFFILLGVAFMLLSTIGLLRFPDFYIRMSAITKGATLGVGLILTGMAIYFNEADMFFKVIIIITFTFITAPVAAHVIARTALYNNVPFWKETRLDDFREYLKTYLGKDSEEEVKE, encoded by the coding sequence ATGGAAAATGAAATAGATTACTTACTGATCCGGGAGATTTTAAGCTCCTTCTTTATCCTGCTGGGAGTTGCTTTCATGCTGCTCTCCACCATTGGCCTGCTGCGCTTTCCTGATTTTTACATCCGCATGTCGGCCATTACCAAAGGTGCCACCCTGGGTGTGGGCCTGATCCTCACCGGCATGGCCATCTACTTCAATGAAGCCGATATGTTCTTCAAGGTTATCATCATCATTACCTTTACCTTTATTACAGCACCTGTAGCTGCTCATGTTATTGCACGAACTGCCCTCTACAACAACGTACCTTTCTGGAAAGAAACCCGCCTTGACGATTTCCGCGAATACCTTAAAACCTACCTGGGCAAAGACAGCGAGGAGGAGGTAAAAGAGTAG
- a CDS encoding ATP-dependent helicase HrpB (COG1643 HrpA-like helicases), translating into MAASDYPIQSVIPDLKKGFLNQSTLILEAPPGAGKSTVLPLQLLEESWLKGKKILMLEPRRLAARAVAQRMAYLLNEGVGQIVGYRVRFETRVGSDTKLEVLTEGILTRMLGQDNTLEGVGLVIFDEFHERSLHADLALALCREVQSVLRDDLRLLIMSATLDGNALSGMLGNAPVLKSEGRQYPINLQYLPQEQRGTPGGEAIAQQVYRAVRKALEAEAGDVLVFLPGLGEIKRVEERLKEACPELSLHPLYGDLPQAEQQAALLQHPQGRRKVVLATSIAETSLTIEGIRIVIDSGYSRVPRFDPRSGLTRLETEAVTRSTADQRAGRAGRLGPGVAYRLWSEGMHQHLLPQRQPEILEADLAPMVLELAGWGITDPRSLNWVTPPPAGAVAAAQELLQQLDALQEGRITEKGRKMLQLPTHPRLAHLLLEGEAAGVAALAADVAALLEERDPLQKEAGADLSLRVEALRRSRTSGRSRAAGSSRFSRVELLVLNWCSIFKAQPGTDPVNDQEVGKLIAAAYPERIARRDTGNRYRLASGRAARLPEADPLGNEQWLAIAHMDAGKGEGKIFLAAPINPKDLLAFAKEQDVIGWDSARGELVAIKELRIGDVVLESRPLGSIPEADRLRLLCGAVKADGENLLSWTEDVKQWQARVLSLRSWRSSEAWPDVSLPALLQSPEQWLMPYLGVVRRQDDFRRLELLQILQSSLPWELQQRLDQLAPLTLEVPTGSHIRLAYRADGSPPILAVRLQEMFGLLETPLINEGRTSVLLHLLSPGYRPVQVTQDLHSFWQNTYAAVRKDLRGRYPKHHWPEDPWTAEAVRGVKRRG; encoded by the coding sequence ATGGCAGCGAGTGATTATCCCATACAATCTGTTATTCCTGATCTGAAAAAGGGCTTCCTGAACCAGTCAACCCTTATTTTGGAGGCACCTCCCGGGGCGGGAAAGAGTACGGTGCTGCCGCTGCAACTATTGGAAGAAAGCTGGCTGAAGGGAAAAAAGATACTGATGCTGGAACCGCGGCGGCTGGCAGCCAGGGCGGTAGCCCAGCGGATGGCTTACCTGCTGAACGAAGGGGTGGGGCAAATAGTAGGCTACAGGGTGCGCTTCGAGACCAGGGTAGGGAGCGATACAAAGCTGGAAGTGTTGACAGAAGGGATTCTCACCCGCATGCTGGGGCAGGATAATACCCTGGAGGGAGTGGGCCTGGTAATTTTTGATGAGTTTCACGAGCGCAGCCTGCATGCTGATCTGGCGCTGGCGCTTTGCCGGGAGGTACAGTCTGTGCTGCGCGATGATCTGCGCCTGCTCATCATGTCGGCTACGCTGGATGGTAATGCACTTTCAGGCATGCTGGGCAATGCCCCGGTTTTAAAAAGCGAGGGCCGCCAGTATCCTATCAATCTGCAGTACCTGCCGCAGGAGCAGCGGGGAACCCCAGGTGGAGAGGCTATCGCACAACAGGTGTACCGGGCAGTGCGTAAAGCCCTGGAAGCGGAAGCGGGCGATGTACTGGTATTTCTGCCAGGCCTCGGCGAAATAAAGAGGGTAGAAGAACGCCTGAAGGAAGCCTGCCCAGAACTTAGTCTGCACCCGCTATATGGCGATTTGCCACAGGCCGAGCAGCAGGCAGCGCTGTTGCAGCACCCGCAGGGGCGAAGAAAGGTTGTGCTGGCTACCTCTATTGCCGAAACGAGCTTAACGATTGAAGGTATCAGAATAGTGATTGACAGCGGCTACTCCCGGGTGCCAAGGTTTGATCCACGCAGTGGCTTAACCAGGCTGGAAACAGAAGCGGTAACCCGCTCAACAGCCGATCAGCGTGCCGGCCGTGCCGGCCGTTTAGGTCCCGGTGTTGCCTACAGGCTTTGGAGCGAAGGCATGCATCAGCACCTGTTGCCCCAGCGTCAGCCAGAAATCCTGGAAGCTGATCTGGCACCCATGGTGCTCGAGTTAGCAGGCTGGGGCATTACTGACCCACGTTCCCTGAACTGGGTTACCCCGCCCCCGGCAGGGGCTGTAGCTGCCGCACAGGAACTGCTGCAGCAGCTGGATGCCCTGCAGGAGGGGCGTATTACTGAAAAGGGCAGAAAAATGCTGCAGCTGCCTACCCATCCGCGGCTGGCCCATCTGCTGCTCGAGGGTGAGGCAGCAGGGGTGGCAGCACTGGCGGCAGATGTAGCCGCTTTACTGGAGGAACGCGATCCTTTACAAAAAGAAGCAGGCGCCGACCTAAGCCTGAGGGTGGAAGCCCTGCGCAGATCCCGCACCTCCGGAAGATCGCGGGCTGCCGGAAGTAGTAGATTCTCACGCGTGGAGTTGCTGGTGCTAAACTGGTGCAGCATATTTAAGGCGCAGCCTGGTACAGATCCTGTAAACGATCAGGAGGTAGGCAAGCTTATTGCTGCTGCTTATCCGGAGCGTATTGCACGTCGGGATACGGGCAACCGCTACAGGCTGGCCAGCGGACGTGCTGCCAGGCTGCCGGAGGCCGATCCGCTTGGCAACGAGCAATGGCTGGCTATTGCGCATATGGATGCGGGCAAAGGAGAGGGTAAAATATTTCTGGCGGCACCCATCAATCCCAAAGATTTACTGGCTTTTGCAAAAGAGCAGGATGTTATTGGCTGGGACAGCGCCAGGGGAGAGCTGGTAGCCATTAAGGAATTGCGCATAGGCGACGTGGTTCTGGAAAGCAGGCCATTGGGCAGCATACCGGAAGCAGACCGGCTGCGGCTGTTATGTGGTGCTGTGAAAGCTGATGGTGAAAACCTGCTCTCCTGGACAGAAGATGTAAAGCAGTGGCAGGCCCGGGTACTTAGCCTGCGCAGCTGGCGTAGTAGCGAAGCCTGGCCGGATGTAAGCCTCCCGGCACTGCTGCAAAGCCCGGAACAGTGGCTGATGCCCTACCTGGGCGTGGTTCGCCGCCAGGATGATTTCAGGCGGCTGGAGCTCCTGCAAATCCTGCAGTCGTCGCTTCCATGGGAGCTGCAGCAGCGGCTTGATCAGTTGGCACCCCTTACTCTGGAGGTGCCTACAGGTTCACACATCCGCCTGGCATACAGAGCAGACGGCAGCCCACCCATACTGGCAGTCCGTTTACAGGAAATGTTTGGCTTACTGGAAACTCCTCTCATTAACGAGGGTAGGACAAGCGTCCTGCTGCACCTGCTTTCGCCTGGCTACCGGCCTGTGCAGGTAACGCAGGACCTGCACAGCTTCTGGCAAAACACCTATGCAGCCGTACGCAAAGATCTGCGTGGCCGCTATCCCAAACATCACTGGCCCGAAGATCCCTGGACTGCGGAAGCGGTGAGGGGGGTGAAGAGACGGGGTTAA
- a CDS encoding PAS sensor protein (COG2202 FOG: PAS/PAC domain), whose translation MKKIALKYSSLYFIIGIFLVVISSYLANLLGNYTSTLAGEIARGFFLITASSFLLYQIVLQAYKSINENKNQYKRLFEENPNPMWVYDVETLRILAVNQAAMHTYGYSEEEFLRLSLLQLRPGSEHQKLLDNIKMDSPIYSNSGTWLHMRKNGEVFFVSIFSHRTQFNKKRARLVLALDINDRLVAEKRILAQNERLREIAHLQSHNVRRPVASILGLINLFDKRDPTNEVNGVVIEKLDVVCKELDLTIHEIVEKTYELEVENRDLPQ comes from the coding sequence ATGAAAAAAATCGCTTTAAAATATTCTTCTCTCTATTTCATCATAGGTATTTTTCTGGTGGTGATAAGCAGTTACCTGGCCAATTTACTGGGCAATTATACTTCTACTCTTGCTGGTGAGATAGCCCGGGGCTTTTTTCTGATTACTGCATCCTCTTTTTTGCTGTATCAGATTGTACTTCAGGCGTATAAAAGTATCAACGAGAACAAAAACCAATACAAACGGCTGTTTGAGGAAAACCCAAACCCCATGTGGGTGTATGATGTTGAAACGCTTAGAATCTTGGCTGTGAATCAGGCAGCCATGCATACGTACGGATATAGTGAAGAAGAATTTCTCAGGCTCTCGCTTTTACAGTTACGCCCCGGCAGTGAGCATCAAAAGCTTTTGGACAATATAAAAATGGACTCGCCTATCTATTCCAACAGTGGTACCTGGCTGCACATGCGCAAGAACGGCGAAGTTTTCTTTGTTAGTATTTTTAGTCACAGAACCCAATTTAATAAAAAAAGAGCACGGCTGGTTCTGGCCCTGGATATTAACGACAGGCTGGTTGCCGAAAAACGCATTCTGGCCCAGAACGAGCGACTGCGGGAAATTGCCCACTTGCAGTCGCATAATGTACGACGCCCCGTTGCCAGCATTCTGGGCCTCATCAATTTGTTCGACAAGCGTGATCCGACAAATGAGGTGAATGGGGTTGTGATAGAAAAGCTGGATGTGGTATGTAAGGAGCTGGATCTCACCATTCATGAAATTGTAGAAAAAACATACGAACTGGAAGTTGAGAACCGGGATTTACCCCAGTAA
- a CDS encoding TerC family integral membrane protein (COG0861 Membrane protein TerC, possibly involved in tellurium resistance): protein MELIVWAIFIALILGLLALDLGVFHKNPQKITYKDAFYWTLVWVGLAVVFGGFVYYAYDTNWLGVNTRGLSGTEATIHYYTGYLIEKSLSLDNIFVIAMVFAYFKIPPRYQHEVLFWGIIGAMVFRAIMIVVGTTVIETFHWTTYLFGALLIYSAVRMLSVDEENTDFSKNPLLRLLTKIYPVDWQYEGQKFFISINGVKTATVLFVALVVVEFTDIFFAIDSIPAIFAVTTDPFLVFTSNVFAILGLRTLYFFLANFLDRFAYIKYSLVFILGFVGVKMMLANHYKFPTYASLVIITGMLVAGVIASMIANKSNNAAGNTASLSEKDTNTEAAVELEEKRVEETA from the coding sequence ATGGAATTAATCGTTTGGGCAATCTTTATTGCTTTGATTCTTGGCCTGCTGGCGCTGGATTTAGGAGTATTTCATAAGAATCCTCAGAAAATCACTTACAAAGATGCATTCTACTGGACACTGGTTTGGGTGGGGCTTGCTGTGGTATTTGGCGGCTTTGTTTACTATGCCTATGACACCAACTGGCTGGGTGTTAACACCCGTGGGTTAAGCGGTACGGAAGCAACCATTCACTACTACACCGGCTATCTGATAGAAAAATCGCTAAGCCTGGATAATATTTTTGTGATTGCCATGGTGTTTGCTTACTTTAAAATACCACCACGCTATCAGCACGAAGTATTATTCTGGGGCATTATCGGTGCCATGGTTTTCAGGGCGATCATGATTGTGGTGGGCACTACTGTTATCGAAACCTTCCACTGGACTACCTACCTGTTTGGTGCGCTGCTGATTTACTCTGCAGTGCGTATGCTCTCAGTTGATGAAGAAAATACAGACTTCAGCAAAAATCCACTCTTAAGGCTGCTGACAAAAATATACCCTGTTGACTGGCAGTACGAAGGCCAGAAGTTCTTTATCAGCATTAACGGTGTTAAAACGGCTACAGTGCTTTTTGTAGCCCTGGTGGTGGTAGAGTTTACAGATATCTTCTTTGCCATAGACTCTATTCCGGCCATTTTTGCCGTTACAACAGATCCCTTCCTGGTATTTACCTCCAATGTATTTGCTATTCTGGGCCTGCGTACCCTTTATTTCTTTCTGGCAAACTTCCTGGATCGCTTTGCTTACATAAAGTACAGCCTTGTGTTTATCCTGGGGTTTGTAGGTGTTAAAATGATGCTTGCCAACCACTATAAATTTCCCACCTATGCCTCGCTGGTCATTATTACCGGTATGCTGGTAGCAGGTGTAATAGCCTCTATGATTGCCAACAAATCTAATAATGCCGCTGGCAATACTGCCAGCCTGTCTGAAAAAGACACTAACACAGAGGCCGCTGTAGAACTTGAGGAAAAAAGAGTAGAAGAAACCGCATAA